In Campylobacter concisus, the following proteins share a genomic window:
- the recJ gene encoding single-stranded-DNA-specific exonuclease RecJ has product MLNKEDIRNLLAHRFCNDIHKKISEIPTPSALKDIYKGANRIKEAIEKNERIAIVGDYDVDGVVSSVILAEFFDDLGVKDYLVKIPNRFKDGYGLNPEIIDELSADISLIITVDNGISANDAAIICKEKGIDLIITDHHMPPAVLPEAYAIINPKQEECNFPNIEICGAEVAWYLVGALKDVFGLNYDMSKFLELLAIAIIADMMELRDMNRMLVRLGICKLNASKRSAFHAIKEFYGKEKFECDDISFLIAPLINSAGRMDDAMNSFNFLRAKSIEEAYNYLDMIIEFNNSRKEEERQLFECSLKDVKEDDEVIITWGEQWHEGVIGIVASRLAKHFAKPAIVFSIDKGRAKGSARSIGKLDILSLIASHEDLLTSYGGHKGAAGLTLAPENLVKFKEAINKSCSCLNMQECKSSDELLGDIMPSEIDFELLEILEFYEPYGQKNPRPVFKIKNALVKNERLIGRDQNHLKLILQKDNKTLEALFFNFTRHARVGEMIDIIFCISKNSFRGLVTPQLLIKEIL; this is encoded by the coding sequence ATGCTAAATAAAGAGGATATAAGGAATTTACTAGCGCATAGATTTTGTAACGACATACATAAAAAAATTAGTGAAATTCCGACACCAAGCGCCTTAAAAGATATCTATAAAGGCGCTAATCGCATAAAAGAAGCGATCGAGAAAAACGAGCGCATAGCCATTGTGGGCGATTATGATGTTGATGGTGTTGTTTCGAGCGTGATTTTAGCTGAGTTTTTTGATGATCTTGGCGTGAAAGACTACCTAGTAAAAATTCCAAATAGATTTAAAGATGGATATGGGCTAAATCCTGAGATAATAGACGAACTCTCAGCCGATATAAGCTTGATTATCACCGTTGATAACGGCATCTCTGCAAACGATGCGGCCATTATCTGTAAAGAAAAAGGCATCGATCTTATTATCACTGATCATCACATGCCTCCAGCTGTTCTTCCAGAAGCTTATGCGATCATCAATCCAAAGCAAGAAGAATGCAACTTCCCAAATATTGAAATTTGTGGTGCTGAGGTCGCTTGGTATTTGGTTGGAGCGTTAAAGGATGTTTTTGGGCTAAATTACGATATGAGCAAATTTCTAGAGCTTTTAGCTATCGCGATAATTGCTGATATGATGGAGCTAAGAGATATGAATAGAATGCTTGTTCGTCTTGGCATTTGTAAGCTAAATGCGTCTAAGCGTTCCGCATTTCATGCTATAAAAGAGTTTTATGGTAAGGAAAAATTTGAGTGCGATGATATTAGCTTTCTTATAGCTCCGCTTATAAATTCAGCCGGACGCATGGACGATGCAATGAATTCATTTAATTTTTTGCGTGCAAAGAGCATCGAAGAGGCTTACAACTATCTTGATATGATCATTGAATTTAACAACTCCAGAAAAGAGGAAGAGCGCCAACTCTTTGAGTGCTCGCTAAAGGACGTAAAAGAAGACGATGAAGTCATCATCACTTGGGGTGAGCAGTGGCACGAGGGTGTGATAGGCATCGTAGCTAGCCGCCTAGCAAAGCACTTTGCAAAGCCAGCTATCGTCTTTAGTATAGATAAAGGCCGTGCAAAAGGTAGCGCTAGAAGCATTGGTAAGCTTGATATATTATCTCTCATAGCAAGCCACGAAGATCTGCTAACAAGCTACGGTGGTCATAAAGGAGCGGCTGGACTTACACTTGCGCCTGAAAATTTGGTGAAATTTAAAGAAGCAATAAATAAAAGTTGCTCATGCCTAAATATGCAAGAGTGCAAAAGCTCAGACGAGCTACTTGGTGACATAATGCCAAGCGAGATCGACTTTGAACTGCTTGAAATTTTAGAATTTTATGAGCCATATGGACAGAAGAATCCTCGCCCAGTCTTTAAGATAAAAAATGCTCTTGTTAAAAATGAAAGACTTATAGGAAGAGATCAAAATCACTTAAAGCTCATCTTGCAAAAGGATAATAAAACACTTGAGGCTCTATTCTTTAACTTTACAAGACATGCTAGAGTTGGCGAGATGATAGATATTATCTTTTGTATATCAAAAAATTCATTCCGCGGACTTGTTACTCCACAACTACTCATAAAAGAGATTTTATAA
- a CDS encoding DUF4492 domain-containing protein, giving the protein MIKNYLNIIASLYIEGFKNMKIGKKLWLLIIIKLIIMFGILKAFIFNETLNTKFQTDEEKSEFVIRNLIKE; this is encoded by the coding sequence ATGATAAAAAACTACCTAAACATCATTGCCTCTTTATATATAGAGGGCTTTAAAAACATGAAAATAGGCAAAAAATTATGGCTTCTCATAATAATAAAGCTTATCATCATGTTTGGAATTTTAAAAGCCTTCATCTTTAACGAGACTCTAAATACCAAATTTCAAACCGACGAAGAAAAAAGCGAATTTGTAATTCGTAATTTAATAAAGGAATAA
- a CDS encoding TonB-dependent receptor plug domain-containing protein — protein sequence MKISYVLAFALVPNLMLGAEETIDLAPVTVSAKIQKSVLDEPTKAQIVGNGAILENSDIAKSLSNLNGFTMERKGGGGSEVYYRSQTAARLPVLIDGSTLNGGCGMRMDTPITYISAQNYSSVRIVKGPQDVRYGALISGGIFFDRRDSKAI from the coding sequence ATGAAAATTTCTTACGTTTTAGCATTTGCTTTAGTACCAAATTTAATGCTTGGTGCTGAAGAAACGATAGACTTGGCTCCGGTTACCGTTTCCGCAAAGATACAAAAGTCCGTTCTTGACGAACCGACAAAGGCTCAAATAGTAGGCAATGGTGCGATACTGGAAAACAGCGACATCGCCAAATCGCTTTCAAATTTGAATGGCTTTACGATGGAGCGCAAGGGCGGAGGCGGCAGCGAGGTTTATTACCGCTCGCAGACGGCGGCCAGACTGCCGGTGCTAATCGACGGTAGCACGCTAAACGGCGGTTGCGGTATGCGCATGGATACGCCCATCACTTACATCTCGGCGCAAAATTATAGCTCGGTTCGCATCGTAAAAGGCCCACAAGACGTCAGATACGGCGCGCTCATTAGCGGCGGTATATTTTTCGATAGGAGAGATAGCAAGGCTATCTAA
- a CDS encoding NAD(P)H-dependent oxidoreductase gives MLFLFNYLSNKSHFLLNFLRRKMKTLIILAHPDIQNSVINKRLLQEALKEPQRFSVHDLTQVYAGGNIDAAREQELIRAHDALILQFPLHNFSCPPILKSWIDAVMTHGFAYGRGSDGIAGRKVALAVTAGIKKSDYSPQGRYHFSLREVLTPFELAFKYYFRADYRDFFAFYGAEETPGVDYVSSQDDLEQGSREYAEFLRNLE, from the coding sequence TTGCTGTTTTTATTCAATTATTTATCAAATAAATCCCACTTCTTGCTAAATTTTTTAAGGAGAAAAATGAAAACTCTAATCATCTTAGCACACCCTGATATCCAAAACTCGGTCATAAACAAACGCCTGCTACAAGAGGCTCTCAAAGAGCCGCAGCGCTTTAGTGTTCATGATTTGACACAGGTTTACGCAGGCGGCAACATCGACGCTGCGCGCGAGCAAGAACTCATCAGAGCCCACGACGCCCTCATTTTGCAGTTTCCGCTTCACAACTTCTCCTGCCCTCCGATTTTAAAATCGTGGATCGACGCGGTGATGACGCATGGCTTTGCCTACGGACGCGGTTCAGACGGCATAGCGGGGCGCAAGGTAGCGCTAGCCGTGACCGCAGGCATCAAAAAGAGCGACTACAGCCCGCAAGGACGCTATCATTTTAGCTTGCGCGAGGTTCTTACGCCCTTTGAGCTTGCATTTAAATACTATTTTCGCGCCGATTACCGCGACTTTTTCGCATTTTACGGCGCCGAAGAGACTCCGGGTGTGGACTACGTATCGAGCCAGGACGATTTAGAGCAAGGCTCTAGAGAATACGCGGAGTTTTTGCGAAATTTGGAATAA
- a CDS encoding protein-L-isoaspartate(D-aspartate) O-methyltransferase yields the protein MTQLEAIKCQNLASDIADEITLSPLLFDAIATTEREIFVPITAHAYKLDAQPILGNQWISSPLTVAKMTMALECENMDNILEIGCGSGYQAAILSKLAHRIFSVERIEKLAMEAKKRFEALKIRNVHVRYDDGNNGWRSYAPFDRILLSAAADEISPNLFKQLKNGGILVAPMKKDGKQFIAKFKKDKDGNLEKEYLDECLFVPLLEGRE from the coding sequence TTGACCCAACTAGAAGCGATAAAATGCCAAAATTTAGCTAGCGATATAGCCGATGAGATCACACTAAGTCCGCTTTTGTTCGATGCGATAGCTACCACTGAGCGCGAAATTTTTGTACCAATCACTGCACATGCTTATAAACTTGATGCTCAGCCCATACTGGGCAATCAATGGATCAGCTCGCCGCTAACTGTGGCAAAAATGACAATGGCACTAGAGTGCGAAAACATGGATAACATCCTAGAGATAGGTTGCGGCAGTGGCTATCAAGCAGCTATTTTAAGCAAACTTGCACACAGAATTTTTAGCGTCGAGCGAATAGAAAAGCTAGCCATGGAGGCGAAAAAACGCTTCGAGGCATTAAAGATCAGAAACGTGCACGTAAGGTATGATGACGGCAACAATGGCTGGCGAAGCTACGCACCGTTTGATCGTATCTTACTCTCGGCAGCTGCTGATGAGATCTCGCCAAATTTATTTAAGCAGCTTAAAAATGGTGGAATTTTAGTAGCTCCAATGAAAAAAGATGGCAAGCAATTTATCGCTAAATTTAAAAAAGATAAAGATGGAAATTTAGAAAAAGAGTACTTGGATGAGTGCCTTTTTGTGCCACTTCTTGAAGGTAGAGAGTAG
- a CDS encoding CTP synthase, which translates to MAKETKYIFITGGVLSSLGKGIAAASIATLLKNSGLKVSVLKADPYINVDPGTMSPLEHGEVFVTDDGAETDLDLGHYERFLDESLSQDNNFTTGRVYSSVIEKERRGDYLGKTIQVIPHIVGEIVDRIKKAGEGKDVLIVEIGGTVGDIEGLPFLEAIRALRVEVGKKRALNIHLTLVPFIKVAGELKTKPTQHSVGELRRIGITPDIIICRSEMPLNRELKDKIAASCGVEKNCVIESLDSASIYQIPLSFLKQDILTPIAENLGFNELKPDMAKWDSLVKRIIAPTNETTIAFVGKYIDLKESYKSLTEGIIHAGANLDARVNLRWIDSEKIEENNVNELLKDVDGILVAGGFGERGVLGKMQAIKFARENKIPYLGICLGMQLALIEFARDVLGLEDANSMEFDKECKNPIIYLIDSFIDAHGKKQIRTHTSPLGGTMRLGAYNCEIKPKTLLAEIYGNAKSVKERHRHRYEANPKYKEIFEKNGLLVSGESDGLIEAIELKGHPWFVGVQCHPEFTSRLTKPNPVILGFIKASLENVKS; encoded by the coding sequence ATGGCAAAAGAGACGAAGTATATTTTTATCACAGGTGGCGTTTTAAGCTCACTTGGAAAAGGCATCGCAGCTGCGTCTATCGCGACTCTTTTAAAAAATTCCGGCTTAAAAGTAAGTGTTTTAAAAGCTGATCCATATATCAACGTAGATCCTGGCACGATGAGTCCGCTAGAACACGGCGAAGTTTTTGTTACAGATGATGGCGCAGAGACAGATCTTGACCTTGGTCATTATGAGAGATTTTTAGATGAGAGCCTAAGTCAAGATAATAACTTCACAACGGGCAGAGTTTATAGCTCTGTTATAGAAAAAGAGCGAAGAGGCGATTACCTTGGAAAGACTATACAAGTGATCCCTCACATCGTTGGCGAGATAGTTGATCGCATCAAAAAAGCAGGCGAGGGCAAAGATGTGCTCATAGTTGAGATCGGTGGAACCGTTGGTGATATCGAGGGATTACCATTTTTAGAGGCGATAAGAGCGCTAAGAGTGGAAGTTGGCAAAAAAAGAGCACTAAATATCCACCTAACGCTTGTGCCATTTATCAAAGTAGCCGGCGAGCTAAAGACAAAACCAACCCAGCACAGCGTAGGTGAGCTAAGACGTATAGGCATAACCCCAGACATCATCATCTGTAGATCTGAAATGCCACTAAACCGCGAGCTAAAAGATAAGATCGCAGCAAGCTGTGGTGTTGAGAAAAACTGCGTTATAGAGAGCTTGGATAGTGCAAGTATCTATCAAATTCCGCTTTCATTTTTAAAACAAGATATACTAACTCCAATCGCTGAAAATTTAGGCTTTAATGAGCTAAAACCAGACATGGCAAAGTGGGATAGCCTAGTAAAAAGGATAATCGCTCCAACAAATGAAACTACAATAGCATTTGTGGGTAAATATATCGATCTAAAAGAGAGCTACAAGAGCCTAACTGAGGGCATTATCCATGCTGGAGCAAATTTAGACGCTAGGGTAAATTTACGCTGGATAGATAGCGAAAAGATAGAAGAGAACAATGTAAATGAGCTTTTAAAAGACGTGGATGGCATCTTAGTAGCTGGCGGCTTTGGTGAAAGGGGCGTTTTAGGCAAAATGCAGGCTATAAAATTTGCTCGTGAAAATAAAATCCCTTATCTTGGAATTTGCCTTGGTATGCAGCTAGCACTAATTGAGTTTGCAAGGGATGTTTTGGGCTTAGAGGATGCAAATTCTATGGAATTTGACAAAGAGTGTAAAAACCCTATCATCTATCTAATCGATAGCTTTATCGACGCTCATGGCAAAAAACAGATAAGAACGCACACAAGCCCACTTGGCGGTACGATGAGGCTTGGAGCATATAACTGTGAGATAAAACCAAAGACACTTCTAGCTGAAATTTATGGCAATGCAAAAAGTGTCAAAGAGCGTCACCGCCACCGCTACGAGGCAAATCCAAAATATAAAGAAATTTTTGAGAAAAATGGTCTTTTGGTAAGTGGCGAGAGCGATGGACTGATAGAGGCTATCGAGCTAAAAGGCCATCCGTGGTTTGTGGGTGTACAGTGTCATCCTGAATTTACTAGCCGTCTAACTAAGCCAAATCCTGTGATATTAGGCTTTATAAAGGCAAGTTTAGAAAACGTCAAATCTTAA
- a CDS encoding TonB-dependent receptor domain-containing protein, whose protein sequence is MGSLEISGGHYQSGDYKSGDGQKMHTHYKRNSVSLVGTLTPTDTTALQLSADLGNGEAAYADRMRDGVQFDRKSFGLKFEQDVGEHKIRLSSYYHQIDHIMDNFTMRPVVPGTGRGKGYSISHPIRDMYGFKLEGELNFDNLTSFIGAGYSQDSFKWRGAGTGGAGVSKADMDAALSKPHVKERKVTYKTIYTQNEYVLENDYGLFGGLRLDAGERKLLKTHKSRKENLFSGFFRYEKYLQNLTLYAGLGHAQRLPDHWETSKDDNLKLNKERNTQLDFGTVLKDKNYELNANFFVSKMDDYIMIKYSPMGMSSNVFNTDALLYGGEIEGTTLLDDMFRLGAGVSYVYGKVTKNAGGLKDGDALPKVSPLAFKLSAGLEKPDWFVKADFYANASQNRAQKGYGDVGGMDLGKSDSFWTLGLSAGYKYKNYQFLLAAENLNDAKYAYHNSKGGYGGGIAGYETIPNGTRLYEPGRSFWAKFKVHF, encoded by the coding sequence TTGGGCAGCTTAGAAATTTCCGGCGGACACTACCAGAGCGGCGATTATAAAAGCGGCGACGGACAGAAAATGCATACGCACTATAAACGCAACAGCGTTTCGCTCGTAGGCACGCTAACGCCCACGGATACTACCGCCTTGCAGCTAAGCGCGGATCTGGGTAATGGAGAAGCGGCTTATGCCGATAGGATGAGGGACGGCGTGCAGTTTGACCGCAAGTCTTTCGGACTAAAATTCGAACAAGATGTCGGTGAGCACAAGATCAGGCTAAGTTCGTACTATCATCAAATCGATCATATAATGGACAACTTCACCATGCGTCCGGTGGTGCCGGGCACGGGGCGCGGCAAGGGATATAGCATCAGTCACCCGATACGCGATATGTACGGCTTTAAGCTAGAAGGTGAGTTAAATTTCGATAATCTAACTAGCTTCATTGGCGCCGGTTATTCGCAAGACTCCTTTAAATGGCGAGGCGCCGGAACGGGCGGAGCCGGCGTATCTAAAGCCGACATGGACGCCGCCCTATCAAAGCCGCACGTAAAAGAGCGCAAGGTAACGTATAAAACGATATACACTCAAAACGAATACGTCCTTGAAAACGACTACGGGCTTTTTGGCGGACTTAGGCTGGACGCGGGCGAGAGAAAACTGTTAAAAACGCATAAGAGCAGAAAAGAAAATTTATTCTCAGGCTTTTTTAGATACGAAAAATATCTGCAAAATTTAACGCTTTATGCAGGACTAGGGCACGCCCAAAGGTTGCCAGATCACTGGGAAACGAGTAAAGACGACAATCTCAAGCTAAATAAAGAAAGAAACACTCAACTAGACTTTGGCACCGTGCTAAAAGATAAAAACTACGAGCTAAACGCAAATTTCTTCGTCTCGAAGATGGATGATTACATAATGATAAAGTATAGTCCTATGGGTATGTCTTCAAACGTATTTAATACCGACGCCCTGCTATACGGCGGCGAGATAGAGGGCACTACGCTGCTAGACGATATGTTTAGGCTAGGGGCGGGAGTATCCTACGTCTACGGCAAGGTAACTAAAAACGCGGGCGGCCTAAAAGACGGCGATGCACTGCCTAAGGTTTCGCCTCTAGCGTTTAAACTAAGCGCCGGCTTAGAAAAGCCAGACTGGTTCGTCAAAGCCGACTTCTACGCTAACGCATCGCAAAACCGCGCACAAAAGGGCTACGGCGACGTGGGCGGCATGGACCTGGGCAAGAGCGATAGCTTTTGGACGCTGGGGCTAAGCGCGGGCTACAAATACAAAAATTATCAATTCTTGCTAGCGGCGGAAAACCTAAACGATGCCAAATACGCCTATCATAACTCAAAAGGCGGCTACGGCGGCGGTATCGCAGGCTACGAGACTATCCCGAACGGCACGAGGCTTTATGAGCCGGGCAGAAGCTTTTGGGCGAAATTTAAGGTGCATTTTTAG